A stretch of Desulfotalea psychrophila LSv54 DNA encodes these proteins:
- a CDS encoding nickel-dependent hydrogenase large subunit, giving the protein MAQRITIDPITRIEGHLRVDIEVDGGKVTKAWSSGQMYRGIENILKGRDPRDAWMFVQRICGVCTTVHGLASVRAVEDALQLPIPLNAQLVRNMVQAIHCLQDHIVHFYTLSALDWVDVVSALDADPVKTAALAETLSNWPGNSAKRFSAVKDKLKGLVASGQLGPFANAYWGHPAMKLPPEANLMAVSHYLEALDYQRKATQALGIIGGKNPHVQNLCVGGIANNLNQDNETGLTMERLYFIKQLIEEVRDFIKMVYQSDVAAIGALYKEWIPYGAGVTNYMAAPDMFTDVEGTKGDLPGGTIFNADLSTVKPFTTISDSYFKENVEESIARAWYDGDWSKNPFEEDTDPKYTDFQDEGRYSWMKAPRFQGKPMQVGPLAQVLVGYAQGHELTVKAANDFLGRLNSVAGTNLGPEILHGTIGRHAGRAIRAGMMADLALKHWDLLVNNLATGDYEIFNQPVFPKGEQRGVGIHEAPRGILSHWIIIQDGKIKNYQAVVPSTWNAGPRDGQGQPGPYEASLVGNPIAEPEKPLEVLRTVHSFDPCIACAVHMLDPEGKEVIKVKAL; this is encoded by the coding sequence ATGGCTCAGCGAATTACCATTGATCCTATTACTCGGATCGAAGGTCACTTAAGAGTAGATATTGAAGTTGACGGTGGAAAAGTAACCAAGGCCTGGTCTTCTGGACAGATGTACCGCGGAATTGAGAATATCCTCAAAGGCCGTGACCCACGTGATGCATGGATGTTTGTCCAACGTATTTGCGGTGTGTGTACCACTGTTCATGGACTTGCCTCTGTTCGCGCCGTTGAAGATGCTCTACAACTCCCAATCCCCCTTAATGCCCAACTCGTTCGAAATATGGTTCAGGCTATTCACTGCCTGCAAGACCATATTGTCCATTTTTACACCCTCTCTGCCCTCGACTGGGTTGATGTTGTTTCCGCACTTGATGCTGATCCGGTAAAGACAGCAGCACTTGCTGAAACCCTCTCTAACTGGCCAGGTAACAGTGCTAAACGTTTCTCTGCTGTAAAAGACAAGCTCAAAGGACTTGTGGCCAGTGGCCAGCTTGGACCCTTTGCCAACGCATACTGGGGCCACCCAGCGATGAAACTGCCACCCGAAGCCAATCTCATGGCAGTTTCTCACTACCTTGAAGCCCTGGATTACCAACGCAAGGCCACTCAGGCACTTGGTATTATCGGTGGCAAAAATCCTCATGTCCAGAACCTCTGTGTTGGCGGAATTGCCAACAACCTCAACCAGGACAACGAGACTGGTCTCACCATGGAGCGTCTCTACTTCATCAAACAGCTCATTGAAGAGGTACGTGACTTTATCAAGATGGTCTACCAAAGCGACGTTGCCGCCATTGGCGCTCTCTATAAGGAATGGATCCCATATGGCGCCGGAGTAACCAACTATATGGCAGCGCCCGATATGTTCACCGACGTCGAGGGCACCAAGGGCGATCTTCCAGGTGGAACCATCTTTAATGCTGACCTGTCCACGGTTAAACCCTTTACCACCATCTCTGATTCATACTTTAAAGAGAATGTTGAAGAGTCTATTGCCCGAGCTTGGTATGACGGTGACTGGTCTAAAAACCCATTTGAAGAGGATACTGATCCCAAGTATACCGACTTTCAAGACGAAGGACGCTACTCCTGGATGAAGGCTCCACGTTTCCAAGGAAAGCCAATGCAGGTTGGTCCTCTTGCCCAGGTACTTGTCGGCTATGCCCAGGGGCATGAGCTTACCGTAAAGGCGGCCAATGACTTCCTGGGCCGTCTCAACTCTGTAGCAGGCACTAATCTTGGCCCAGAGATTCTTCATGGAACCATTGGCCGCCATGCTGGTCGTGCTATCCGAGCAGGTATGATGGCAGATCTTGCCCTGAAGCATTGGGATCTACTGGTAAACAATCTTGCCACCGGTGATTACGAAATATTTAATCAACCTGTCTTCCCTAAGGGCGAACAGCGCGGTGTTGGTATCCATGAAGCTCCACGCGGTATTCTTTCCCACTGGATTATTATTCAGGATGGCAAGATCAAAAACTACCAGGCCGTTGTACCTTCAACCTGGAACGCAGGTCCGCGCGATGGCCAGGGACAACCAGGACCATACGAGGCATCCCTTGTGGGTAACCCTATTGCCGAGCCAGAAAAGCCTCTTGAGGTTCTTCGTACCGTTCACTCATTTGATCCATGTATTGCCTGTGCTGTACATATGCTAGATCCGGAAGGTAAAGAAGTTATCAAGGTTAAAGCCCTCTAG
- a CDS encoding hydrogenase small subunit, translating into MADTVNTTMNPKLNRRGFLKGCTMVAAALGLSDAMIPKLVEAASSGQRPRVIWLHFQECTGCTESLLRASHPDLARLILDVISLDYHETVMAAAGYQAEANLHDTVDNHPFILIVEGAIPVKDNGIYCKIGGRTALEILGEVAPKATAIIAIGTCATSGGIQAASPNPTGAVGVEDLPELTGNVPIVNIPGCPPNPVNLLGTILYYLTFKRLPALDSQKRPLFAYGRRIHDQCERRGHFDEGRFAEKFGDKFHQMGYCLYKVGCKGPETFANCPTARFNDVGVWPVSIGHGCIGCTEKNFWDTMTPFYERLPNVKIPGTGIVADADKIGKVLVGATAVGVAAHAAIGIGKRLIKGKPKEKEDKE; encoded by the coding sequence ATGGCAGACACGGTAAACACAACTATGAATCCAAAGCTTAATCGGCGTGGATTCCTGAAAGGATGTACGATGGTCGCAGCCGCATTGGGGCTTTCCGATGCGATGATTCCCAAATTGGTAGAAGCCGCCTCTTCGGGCCAAAGACCACGGGTTATCTGGCTCCACTTCCAAGAATGCACAGGATGTACCGAAAGTCTCCTCCGGGCATCTCACCCCGATCTCGCCCGTTTAATCCTTGACGTTATCTCCCTTGATTACCACGAAACGGTTATGGCAGCAGCCGGTTATCAGGCCGAGGCTAACCTGCACGACACCGTTGATAACCACCCCTTCATCCTTATTGTTGAAGGGGCTATCCCAGTAAAAGACAATGGAATTTACTGTAAAATCGGCGGTAGAACAGCACTGGAAATTCTTGGTGAGGTTGCACCGAAGGCCACGGCGATCATTGCCATTGGTACCTGTGCCACTTCCGGTGGTATCCAGGCCGCATCTCCCAACCCCACCGGAGCCGTTGGCGTTGAGGACCTTCCTGAGTTGACAGGCAATGTACCCATTGTCAACATCCCGGGATGCCCACCAAACCCCGTTAATCTATTAGGTACAATCCTTTATTATCTTACCTTCAAGAGACTTCCTGCTCTCGATAGCCAAAAAAGACCTCTCTTTGCCTACGGACGAAGAATTCACGATCAATGTGAACGCCGTGGCCACTTTGACGAGGGTCGTTTTGCTGAAAAGTTCGGTGATAAGTTTCACCAGATGGGCTATTGCCTCTACAAGGTCGGCTGTAAAGGCCCTGAGACCTTCGCTAACTGTCCAACAGCACGCTTTAACGATGTTGGTGTCTGGCCAGTAAGCATTGGCCATGGTTGCATCGGTTGTACCGAGAAAAATTTCTGGGATACCATGACTCCGTTCTACGAAAGATTACCCAACGTAAAGATCCCCGGCACCGGTATCGTGGCCGATGCAGATAAGATCGGCAAGGTGCTGGTTGGTGCTACTGCCGTCGGTGTTGCAGCCCACGCCGCAATCGGAATTGGCAAACGCCTTATCAAGGGTAAGCCGAAAGAGAAGGAAGACAAGGAGTAG
- the aspS gene encoding aspartate--tRNA ligase: protein MESMGSLKRTHFCDALRKEDIGKQVILMGWVLRRRDHGGVIFIDLRDRRGITQVVFNPEINPEVHAKAHSLRSEWVLAIKGTVSARPGDMANTKLGTGDIEILVDELVILNTSETPPFPLDEETEVSENLRLQYRYLDLRRPAMARNLLLRHKAVQAIRNYLNDNEFLDIETPMLTRSTPEGARDYLVPSRVSAGKFYALPQSPQLFKQLLMIAGMDRYYQIVKCFRDEDLRADRQPEFTQIDMELSFVDEEQIIEVTEGMIQTLFKETLDLDLTPPFAHITYADSMERFGCDRPDMRFGMELVNLTEIAKSCSFKVFRAIAEEGGTVRAINAKACAHFSRKDLDGLTEYAALFGAKGLAWVKMKADGEWQSPIAKFFSEEERASIAEALDAQEGDLLFFGADSEKVVFQVLGELRLEMARRLDLLDKKEFNFVWVTDFPLMEYDEKEDRYQSIHHPFTAPREEDLDLLETAPDKALSRAYDLVLNGTEIGGGSIRIHQRDVQARVLTALGIDKEEADEKFGFLLRALELGAPPHGGLAFGLDRLMMLITGSDSIRNVIAFPKTQKAACLLTEAPATVARKQLTELYLRPDWKE, encoded by the coding sequence ATGGAATCAATGGGAAGTTTGAAAAGGACGCACTTTTGTGACGCCCTGCGCAAAGAAGATATCGGCAAACAGGTAATTTTGATGGGCTGGGTGCTGCGTAGACGTGATCATGGTGGAGTAATTTTTATAGATCTGCGTGATCGAAGAGGAATCACTCAAGTTGTCTTTAATCCAGAAATAAATCCAGAGGTACACGCCAAGGCTCATAGCCTGCGAAGCGAGTGGGTCCTGGCAATTAAAGGCACCGTTTCGGCCCGTCCGGGTGATATGGCTAATACTAAGCTTGGTACCGGTGATATAGAGATATTGGTGGATGAGCTTGTTATCTTAAATACCTCTGAGACACCTCCCTTTCCACTGGATGAGGAGACTGAGGTTTCAGAAAATTTACGTCTGCAGTATCGCTATCTTGACCTGCGTCGTCCGGCGATGGCTCGGAACCTGCTTCTTCGCCATAAGGCGGTACAGGCTATTCGCAACTATCTTAATGATAACGAGTTCCTTGATATCGAAACACCAATGCTCACCCGTTCCACCCCCGAGGGTGCGCGTGATTATTTGGTGCCAAGTCGCGTCAGTGCTGGAAAATTTTATGCCCTGCCTCAATCTCCACAGCTCTTCAAGCAGCTGTTGATGATTGCCGGTATGGATCGTTACTATCAGATCGTTAAATGTTTCCGTGATGAAGATCTGCGTGCCGATCGTCAGCCGGAGTTTACCCAGATCGATATGGAGCTCTCCTTCGTTGATGAGGAGCAGATCATTGAGGTGACCGAGGGTATGATTCAAACTCTCTTTAAGGAAACTCTGGATCTTGACCTGACCCCACCATTTGCTCATATTACCTATGCAGATTCCATGGAGCGTTTTGGTTGCGATCGTCCGGACATGCGTTTTGGCATGGAGCTTGTCAACCTTACCGAGATTGCCAAGAGCTGTTCCTTTAAGGTTTTTAGGGCTATTGCCGAAGAGGGTGGAACCGTACGTGCCATCAATGCCAAGGCTTGCGCCCACTTCTCCCGTAAGGATCTGGACGGTCTGACCGAGTATGCGGCCCTTTTTGGCGCTAAGGGTCTTGCCTGGGTGAAGATGAAGGCTGATGGCGAATGGCAGTCTCCCATTGCTAAGTTTTTTAGCGAAGAGGAGCGTGCCTCTATTGCCGAGGCCCTTGATGCTCAGGAGGGAGATCTTCTCTTCTTTGGTGCCGATAGCGAAAAGGTTGTCTTCCAGGTACTGGGCGAACTTCGTCTTGAGATGGCTCGTCGCCTTGATCTCCTCGATAAGAAGGAGTTTAACTTTGTTTGGGTAACCGACTTCCCTCTTATGGAGTATGACGAGAAGGAAGACCGCTACCAGTCTATTCACCATCCATTTACCGCTCCAAGAGAAGAAGACCTAGATCTTTTGGAAACTGCTCCTGACAAAGCACTCAGCCGTGCCTATGACCTTGTTCTAAACGGTACTGAGATTGGTGGTGGTTCTATTCGTATCCATCAAAGAGATGTGCAGGCTCGGGTCCTTACCGCCCTGGGTATCGACAAGGAAGAGGCAGATGAAAAATTTGGTTTTCTCCTTCGCGCTCTTGAACTTGGTGCACCTCCCCATGGTGGACTTGCCTTTGGTCTTGATCGTCTGATGATGCTCATTACCGGTAGTGACTCTATTCGAAATGTCATTGCCTTTCCAAAGACGCAGAAGGCTGCCTGTCTCCTTACCGAGGCGCCTGCTACTGTTGCCCGTAAACAGCTTACAGAGCTCTACCTCCGTCCTGATTGGAAGGAGTAA
- the hisS gene encoding histidine--tRNA ligase — translation MLIGYILGDGTLKIKVLKGFKDILPGEVELWQQVEKITRDIFTRHNFSEIRMPILEQTDLFARSIGEATDIVEKEMYTFVDKKVTMRPEATASLIRAYIENGLYVAKPVQRLFTIGPMFRHERPQKGRLRQFHQMDIEVLGSVNPLVDAELMAMGSMVFRTLGINVRLEMNSLGCPECRPVYRQALVEFIEDRFEHLCDDCKRRSKTNPLRVLDCKNAGCRAQVEEAPSILDYLCGDCADHFDTVCTTLESLEIPYSLNKFMVRGLDYYCRTTFEFITDDLGAQSAVGAGGRYDGLVEKLGGPVGMPGIGFAIGMERLILLLQQKETEFVAEKLDLFVIGLGDAATKLACILSQDLRGLGVGVAVDYEGRSLKAQMKLANKAGVAATLILGENEIETGKAVLKNMDSQEQCEVALVAGDIFAALAMSAQ, via the coding sequence ATGTTGATTGGTTATATTTTGGGGGATGGAACGTTGAAAATAAAGGTCTTAAAAGGCTTTAAGGATATATTACCAGGTGAAGTAGAGTTGTGGCAGCAGGTGGAAAAGATAACACGGGATATTTTTACCCGTCATAATTTTTCTGAGATTCGTATGCCGATTCTTGAGCAGACAGATCTTTTTGCTCGCTCTATTGGTGAGGCAACGGATATTGTTGAAAAGGAGATGTACACCTTTGTCGATAAGAAGGTGACCATGCGTCCCGAGGCTACTGCCTCGCTTATCCGTGCCTACATAGAAAATGGACTCTACGTCGCAAAACCTGTGCAGCGACTCTTTACCATTGGGCCCATGTTTCGTCACGAGCGCCCCCAAAAGGGACGTTTGCGTCAGTTTCATCAGATGGATATAGAGGTACTTGGTTCTGTAAATCCGCTGGTTGATGCCGAACTTATGGCCATGGGTTCCATGGTCTTCCGCACCCTGGGCATCAATGTCCGACTTGAAATGAACTCCCTTGGCTGCCCCGAGTGTCGCCCTGTCTACAGGCAGGCCCTGGTAGAGTTTATTGAAGATCGTTTTGAGCATCTCTGTGATGACTGTAAGCGTCGGAGCAAGACCAATCCATTGCGAGTGCTTGATTGTAAAAATGCAGGATGTCGTGCCCAGGTAGAAGAGGCACCATCCATTCTGGATTATCTCTGTGGTGATTGTGCAGACCATTTTGATACGGTTTGTACCACCCTTGAGTCTCTGGAAATTCCATACAGCCTTAATAAGTTTATGGTTCGTGGCCTGGATTATTACTGCCGCACGACCTTTGAATTTATTACCGATGATCTTGGTGCCCAGTCCGCTGTTGGTGCCGGTGGTCGTTACGACGGTCTGGTGGAAAAGCTTGGCGGTCCTGTCGGTATGCCAGGTATTGGCTTTGCCATTGGTATGGAGCGCCTGATACTCTTACTTCAGCAGAAGGAAACGGAGTTTGTCGCCGAGAAACTGGATCTCTTTGTCATCGGTCTTGGCGATGCGGCAACAAAACTTGCCTGTATCTTGAGCCAGGATCTTCGAGGCCTTGGCGTGGGTGTTGCCGTTGATTATGAGGGACGTAGCCTGAAGGCGCAGATGAAGTTGGCCAATAAGGCCGGTGTCGCTGCAACCCTTATTCTTGGCGAAAATGAGATTGAAACTGGCAAGGCTGTCCTGAAAAACATGGACTCCCAAGAGCAGTGCGAGGTAGCCTTAGTGGCAGGTGATATTTTTGCAGCACTTGCCATGAGTGCACAATAA
- the cybH gene encoding Ni/Fe-hydrogenase, b-type cytochrome subunit yields MALYEKKYCWSLLLRIWHWTFALSIVALVITGFYIHFPWTNTLIEGSASWPMARARFIHFVAGYAFSCAIFLRAYLYIFGNTQERISDILPINKRNIKNLGETLLLYTYTTDEHNGRFGHNVLAGSSYLLTFCAAIAMIGTGFFLLFPEVGFISSWGGALFQTQATARFVHHIIMWWFMIFAVIHLYLCIWNDIRFPEGLISSIFTGVKFTHKK; encoded by the coding sequence ATGGCATTATATGAAAAAAAATATTGTTGGAGTCTGTTGCTCCGCATATGGCACTGGACGTTCGCATTATCGATTGTTGCACTAGTCATCACTGGCTTTTATATTCACTTCCCCTGGACCAACACCCTGATAGAGGGAAGCGCCAGCTGGCCCATGGCCCGGGCCAGATTTATCCACTTTGTCGCAGGCTATGCCTTTTCCTGTGCCATTTTTCTCCGAGCCTACCTGTACATTTTTGGTAATACTCAGGAACGGATAAGCGACATACTACCAATCAACAAGAGAAACATCAAAAACCTAGGCGAAACGCTCTTACTGTACACCTATACCACCGATGAGCATAACGGGCGTTTTGGTCACAATGTCTTGGCTGGAAGCTCTTATCTGCTCACCTTTTGTGCAGCAATTGCCATGATCGGCACGGGATTCTTCCTCCTCTTTCCAGAGGTGGGATTTATTTCAAGTTGGGGCGGAGCTCTCTTCCAAACCCAGGCAACGGCTCGCTTCGTCCATCACATTATAATGTGGTGGTTTATGATCTTTGCTGTCATCCATCTCTACCTCTGTATATGGAATGATATTCGCTTCCCGGAAGGCTTGATCTCTTCAATCTTCACGGGCGTAAAATTCACCCATAAGAAGTAG
- a CDS encoding HAMP domain-containing methyl-accepting chemotaxis protein gives MKNWKLRTQVGVGFAVVLFLTCIVGGAGVFSLKSIEGNMVLYQQTNISQQLFSEAKGHFGNYLLNSYKDGLAEQNEARKQIQQSFTALESQASSLSGESASQLLDRYSQYQVTFAQLDSFEKKKWALIGEIGQLFVGYDVLIKKGAIRIKDMLLSAQLCRVGTLAYFNRATPAAREKNLKYFKEFAHKIDVWEKLIGHSERLVGTYREIQSRLDRLNVLLQQYYGYIDQQQALQKKMQILSQEATALAQTLVDEGTLSINSKVSFSFWIIVCAVIGAVFFGVLFALKTAQSITQPLREVATGMQGVAEGDGDLTIRLKVEQDNEIGELASWFDLFMEQMSGTVRSIAGNSKQLGSSADEFHHVAAKMKGNASRAFAASAEVADCAMELGESMVSVAAANEQASGNINLVAAAAEEMTAAVSEIATNAGAAHGVTELAVTKAQSTSERVEILGKAAAAISRVTEVITDISNQTNLLALNATIEAARAGEAGKGFGVVANEIKELARQTSEATEDIKEEIANIQSTTEDTVGEIADIVRVIGEVNDTVALIAIAVEEQEATTKEIASNINQASQGIQEVSEHMARSSAVSVTMAEDIRGVNRSVEEIAEDSDLVAAKVEDLRTLAGDLSSFVGAFKKY, from the coding sequence ATGAAAAATTGGAAATTGCGAACCCAGGTCGGTGTTGGTTTTGCTGTGGTGTTGTTCCTTACCTGTATTGTCGGTGGGGCCGGTGTTTTTTCGTTGAAAAGTATAGAGGGAAATATGGTTTTATATCAACAGACCAATATTTCCCAACAGCTCTTTTCCGAGGCTAAGGGCCATTTCGGGAATTATCTGCTCAACAGCTACAAAGACGGTCTTGCCGAGCAGAATGAGGCTCGTAAACAGATCCAACAGAGTTTTACTGCCCTGGAGTCCCAAGCCTCATCACTATCTGGTGAGAGCGCTAGCCAACTGCTTGATCGTTATAGTCAGTACCAGGTGACTTTTGCCCAACTTGATAGCTTCGAGAAGAAAAAGTGGGCCCTGATCGGTGAGATAGGGCAGCTCTTTGTCGGCTATGACGTTCTTATTAAAAAGGGCGCTATTCGTATCAAGGATATGCTGCTCTCAGCTCAACTCTGTCGAGTGGGCACCCTTGCCTATTTTAACCGTGCCACCCCCGCTGCCAGAGAAAAAAACCTCAAATATTTCAAAGAATTTGCCCATAAAATTGATGTGTGGGAAAAGCTTATTGGTCATAGTGAGCGTTTGGTGGGCACCTATAGGGAGATTCAGAGCCGTCTTGATAGGTTGAACGTTCTCCTCCAACAGTATTATGGCTATATAGATCAGCAACAGGCCCTGCAAAAGAAAATGCAGATTCTTAGTCAGGAGGCAACCGCTCTTGCCCAAACCTTGGTGGATGAGGGAACCTTGAGTATCAACTCCAAGGTAAGCTTTTCTTTCTGGATCATTGTCTGTGCGGTCATTGGGGCAGTGTTCTTTGGTGTCCTCTTTGCCCTGAAGACGGCCCAGTCGATCACCCAACCTCTGCGGGAGGTGGCCACGGGTATGCAGGGTGTGGCTGAGGGAGATGGTGATCTCACCATTCGCCTCAAGGTAGAGCAGGATAATGAGATTGGTGAGTTGGCCTCATGGTTTGATCTCTTTATGGAGCAGATGAGTGGTACTGTGCGTTCCATTGCCGGTAATTCTAAACAGTTGGGTTCTTCTGCCGATGAGTTTCATCATGTTGCCGCCAAGATGAAGGGCAATGCCTCCAGGGCATTTGCGGCCTCAGCCGAGGTGGCAGACTGCGCCATGGAACTAGGTGAGAGCATGGTCAGTGTTGCTGCTGCCAATGAGCAGGCCTCCGGTAATATTAATCTTGTGGCTGCTGCTGCTGAAGAGATGACTGCTGCAGTCTCGGAGATTGCCACCAACGCCGGTGCCGCGCATGGGGTGACGGAGCTTGCGGTGACTAAGGCCCAAAGTACCTCGGAACGGGTGGAGATATTGGGTAAGGCAGCCGCTGCCATTAGTCGGGTCACCGAGGTAATAACCGATATTTCCAATCAGACCAATTTGTTGGCCCTTAATGCCACCATTGAAGCGGCTCGGGCCGGAGAGGCCGGTAAGGGTTTCGGGGTGGTTGCAAATGAGATTAAAGAGCTTGCCCGCCAGACCAGTGAGGCCACCGAGGATATTAAGGAAGAGATTGCTAATATTCAGAGTACCACGGAAGATACGGTGGGGGAGATAGCTGATATTGTCCGGGTGATTGGTGAGGTTAATGATACCGTTGCTCTTATTGCCATTGCGGTCGAAGAGCAGGAGGCAACCACCAAGGAGATTGCCAGCAATATTAATCAGGCCTCCCAGGGTATTCAGGAGGTCAGTGAGCATATGGCCAGAAGTTCTGCGGTTTCGGTTACGATGGCCGAGGATATTCGAGGTGTTAACAGAAGTGTTGAGGAGATTGCCGAGGACAGTGATCTGGTGGCAGCCAAGGTGGAAGACTTGCGTACTCTGGCTGGAGACCTCAGCTCCTTTGTCGGGGCCTTTAAAAAATACTAA
- a CDS encoding phospholipase effector Tle1 domain-containing protein has protein sequence MKKLIFCFDGTCNDPEDSGDFFEDSSVSNILKLHAFLGGSLNPLNAENPKTSNQHSFYYSGVGTRGSWLKQKFNAVFAPPYGDMDDILDEAHKDLDRQNYKKEDEIYIFGFSRGAAIARMFAANIGKKVTFLGVFDTVAATRGSLDLNPESYPASGIVFEDGTIGKHIKKAVHLVSIDEKRLAFQPTLFNKDQRVTEVWFAGVHSDVGGGYWFDGLSDITLRFMINCIKDKLQVLDIKSIDYGKLKISGAQDAICFDDLNINPITNGKLHEQKRPGIKAKTLAPRLIRVNIDDQPSKKIPIIHHTVSDRFHDVTEYRPYALRDASYYIMDKNGTVDTKSKHTGIASL, from the coding sequence ATGAAAAAACTCATTTTTTGTTTTGATGGCACGTGCAATGACCCTGAAGATTCAGGTGATTTTTTCGAAGACTCTAGCGTCAGCAACATACTTAAACTACACGCATTTCTTGGAGGATCACTCAACCCACTCAATGCAGAAAACCCCAAGACATCCAACCAACACAGCTTTTATTATAGTGGTGTTGGAACACGTGGCTCCTGGTTAAAACAAAAATTTAACGCAGTTTTTGCCCCGCCCTATGGTGACATGGATGACATCCTTGATGAAGCTCATAAAGATTTAGACAGACAAAACTATAAAAAAGAGGATGAAATTTATATCTTTGGTTTTAGCCGTGGAGCGGCAATTGCCCGAATGTTTGCTGCGAATATTGGCAAAAAAGTAACTTTTTTGGGTGTATTTGATACCGTTGCTGCGACAAGGGGTTCTCTTGATTTAAATCCAGAGAGTTACCCTGCGAGTGGTATTGTTTTTGAAGATGGAACGATTGGAAAACATATTAAAAAAGCTGTTCACCTGGTTTCAATAGATGAAAAACGCCTTGCCTTTCAACCTACTTTATTTAACAAAGATCAAAGGGTCACAGAAGTATGGTTTGCCGGGGTGCATTCTGATGTTGGTGGTGGTTATTGGTTTGATGGTTTATCCGATATCACTCTAAGGTTTATGATTAATTGCATCAAGGACAAGCTACAAGTACTAGACATAAAATCCATAGATTATGGCAAGTTAAAGATAAGTGGCGCTCAAGATGCTATTTGCTTTGATGACCTTAATATAAACCCCATAACCAATGGTAAATTACATGAGCAAAAGCGTCCTGGTATTAAGGCAAAAACTCTAGCTCCGCGTTTAATTAGAGTCAACATAGATGACCAACCATCAAAAAAAATTCCAATTATTCACCACACTGTTTCTGATAGATTTCATGATGTTACAGAATATCGTCCTTATGCGTTACGCGATGCAAGCTATTACATAATGGACAAAAATGGGACTGTTGACACAAAATCAAAACATACAGGCATAGCGAGCCTCTAA
- a CDS encoding polya polymerase, with the protein MNKTNQPQTIEAPEKIKLSCTVIAQGQHPITKKMLDPDALFVLEKLRNAGFSGYLVGGGVRDLYLGKTPKDFDISTNARPGQLRKLFKNSNTIGRRFRLVQVFFKGGKTIEVSTLRSLSEHDLDGPEAILAPNNTFGTLDEDAQRRDLTINSLFYEIETHSIIDYVGGVEDLEKGIVRIVGDPKKRITRDPVRIMRAIRHCSRNDFTIEEKSWEAICDQHQQLALCPPSRLRDEFLKDLYNCKIAPWFELAEKSSIFTILIKGYLGKLDLPFNETRSCREQIAATMATIDRMNIQALEQKTPRQPDYVLFALVLIAWAESEFSLLSEQRKGALAFQLGKKIRTDLDKNLGIDLNLRRSLRQEMTTLLVNLPLFIMHDNGKDWPKWLQKKSYFPRCLLFYNCYKNTLSQEEAELIDIPAEPMPAAEEQSSAPTPPPAKGKKNSKDKTALSSSRPGGIFGFKKD; encoded by the coding sequence ATGAATAAAACCAACCAGCCACAAACAATAGAAGCACCAGAAAAGATCAAACTCAGCTGTACAGTAATTGCTCAGGGGCAACATCCAATTACCAAAAAGATGCTTGATCCCGATGCCCTTTTTGTACTTGAAAAATTACGCAATGCGGGCTTTTCTGGCTACCTTGTAGGTGGTGGTGTTCGGGATCTCTATCTTGGTAAAACGCCAAAGGATTTCGACATAAGTACCAATGCCCGCCCCGGGCAACTGCGCAAACTCTTCAAAAACTCCAATACCATCGGTCGCAGATTTCGTCTGGTACAGGTTTTCTTCAAAGGCGGCAAAACCATTGAAGTATCCACCCTCCGTTCACTCAGTGAGCATGATCTGGATGGGCCCGAGGCAATCCTTGCCCCCAATAACACCTTTGGCACTCTGGACGAAGATGCTCAACGTCGTGACCTCACCATAAATTCCCTCTTTTATGAAATAGAAACTCACTCCATTATTGACTATGTGGGAGGAGTTGAAGATCTTGAAAAGGGTATTGTTCGTATCGTTGGTGATCCGAAAAAAAGAATCACCCGCGATCCCGTTCGCATAATGCGCGCCATTCGCCACTGCAGCCGCAACGATTTCACAATTGAAGAGAAGAGCTGGGAGGCAATTTGCGACCAACATCAGCAACTTGCCCTCTGCCCACCCTCACGCCTACGAGACGAGTTCCTCAAGGATCTCTATAACTGCAAGATTGCTCCCTGGTTTGAGCTGGCAGAAAAATCATCGATCTTCACCATCCTCATTAAGGGATATCTAGGCAAACTAGACCTCCCCTTTAACGAAACACGATCCTGTCGAGAACAGATCGCCGCGACCATGGCAACCATCGACAGAATGAATATCCAGGCCCTGGAACAAAAAACTCCACGTCAACCGGATTACGTCCTCTTTGCCCTGGTACTTATAGCCTGGGCTGAAAGCGAATTTTCCCTGCTCTCAGAACAGCGAAAGGGCGCTTTGGCCTTCCAACTTGGCAAAAAAATACGCACTGACCTTGACAAGAACCTCGGTATCGACCTTAACCTGCGAAGATCTCTCCGTCAGGAGATGACAACCCTTCTGGTCAATCTGCCTCTCTTTATCATGCATGACAATGGCAAGGATTGGCCTAAGTGGTTACAAAAGAAGAGCTACTTCCCAAGATGCCTCCTCTTTTATAACTGCTACAAAAATACCCTCAGCCAGGAAGAGGCGGAGCTTATCGACATCCCTGCAGAGCCCATGCCTGCCGCAGAAGAACAGTCCAGCGCTCCTACTCCACCACCGGCTAAAGGCAAAAAAAATTCGAAGGATAAAACTGCCCTTTCATCCTCCAGACCGGGCGGAATTTTCGGCTTTAAAAAAGATTAA